The following coding sequences lie in one Macrobrachium nipponense isolate FS-2020 chromosome 45, ASM1510439v2, whole genome shotgun sequence genomic window:
- the LOC135214048 gene encoding trichohyalin-like codes for MERLFQKEMVDKERDLQCAKEKETELSLKLEKIETFNQILDAENEDLMRLVVDYREALDQKERKVDHLQELLARQARESENGRQKLRTLEVQMMAIEGTVEELENQLMAIQENQEAIQGKLELTESENSTLREVAADLKDKNCELEKNLADETHKNLVLEDQVQFLESVLREKESQLVSASEILNAERAKTEIMAQELQVMRNWVAELGGENEKCKEELAAKAAEVTSLQKELNNEKKLTQVLAGEAQVMKNWVAELGGKNEKCKEELTAKAAEVTLLQKELDNEKKLTKVLAGEAQVMKTWVAELGGENATLQDEVNKTHLIVNSLLKSLRKEKQRSRNLQDALHHGKEMENLLKEEKKRGNEMATSLRTFKVELNNRDLQIENLLNMEKKLICEKEELVEELGVALSHGKELDSLLKEAGQKATKLANDLDKEIQKREYQLRDLLDKEEQLGAEKLELEDRLENAVNLLIKEQRENVNWQQMLQEREKEVEKLRKDEKDHQEQRKEIENKLQVGEKELQQLRTECEDLKENWRIQEEKMIKEQQRLMERQRRQQEALREQDKYMLMTLLHGTAQRNFHLQHIALQHGTETLDSINEKEKQDEDLWLRKEKQHRKYCDAQQERTNYPKQWDVLTQTLTELTRGDSDENCEISNGKNDDKTCHQSSER; via the coding sequence ATGGAAAGGCTCTTCCAGAAAGAGATGGTCGACAAAGAAAGAGATCTGCAGTGTGCTaaagagaaagaaactgaatTGAGCCTCAAACTAGAAAAGATAGAAACTTTCAATCAAATTCTTGACGCAGAGAATGAAGATTTGATGAGGCTCGTAGTAGACTACAGGGAAGCCTTAGACCAGAAGGAGAGGAAGGTCGACCATCTGCAAGAATTACTGGCACGTCAAGCAAGAGAGTCTGAGAACGGCCGACAGAAACTGAGGACTCTGGAAGTGCAAATGATGGCCATTGAAGGCACTGTAGAAGAACTGGAAAACCAACTAATGGCCATTCAAGAGAACCAAGAAGCTATCCAAGGAAAACTCGAGCTCACTGAATCTGAAAACTCTACACTTAGGGAGGTAGCAGCTgacctaaaagataaaaattgtGAGCTCGAGAAAAACCTGGCAGACGAGACCCATAAGAACTTGGTACTAGAAGATCAAGTTCAGTTCCTAGAATCAGTTTTGCGCGAAAAGGAATCTCAGTTGGTCTCTGCATCAGAAATTCTAAATGCAGAAAGAGCGAAAACTGAGATTATGGCACAAGAACTACAAGTGATGAGGAACTGGGTCGCAGAACTAGGAGGAGAGAATGAAAAGTGCAAAGAAGAGTTAGCAGCAAAAGCAGCAGAAGTTACTTCACTGCAGAAAGAGTTAAACAATGAGAAGAAGCTGACCCAAGTTCTGGCTGGAGAAGCCCAGGTTATGAAGaactgggtggcagaactaggaggAAAGAATGAAAAGTGCAAAGAAGAGTTAACAGCAAAAGCAGCAGAAGTGACTTTACTGCAGAAAGAGTTAGACAATGAGAAGAAGTTGACCAAAGTTCTGGCTGGAGAAGCCCAGGTTATGAAGACCTGGGTCGCAGAACTAGGAGGAGAGAACGCCACGCTTCAGGATGAGGTAAACAAAACCCACCTGATAGTAAATTCACTTCTGAAGTCTTTAAGGAAGgagaaacagaggagcagaaatcTCCAGGATGCTCTCCATCATGGGAAGGAGATGGAAAACTTgctgaaagaagaaaagaagagaggaaatgaGATGGCGACTTCCCTGAGAACCTTCAAAGTAGAGCTCAATAACAGGGACCTCCAAATTGAAAACCTCCTAAACATGGAGAAGAAATTGATATGTGAAAAAGAAGAACTTGTGGAGGAACTAGGCGTTGCTCTCAGTCACGGCAAGGAACTGGACAGCTTGCTGAAGGAGGCAGGCCAGAAGGCGACAAAACTCGCAAACGATCttgataaagagatccagaaaaggGAATACCAGTTGAGAGATCTCTTGGACAAAGAGGAACAACTCGGAGCTGAAAAGCTAGAGTTGGAAGACAGATTAGAAAATGCTGTCAATCTTCTGATTAAAGAACAGCGGGAAAATGTAAACTGGCAGCAAATGTTACAGGAAAGGGAAAAAGAAGTAGAGAAGCTGAGGAAAGATGAAAAAGACCATCAAGAACAGAGGAAGGAGATAGAGAACAAACTGCAGGTAGGTGAGAAAGAGCTCCAGCAACTTAGAACGGAATGTGAAGATCTGAAAGAAAATTGGAGGATCCAAGAGGAAAAGATGATAAAGGAACAACAGCGTCTCATGGAGCGCCAAAGGAGACAGCAAGAGGCTCTGAGGGAACAGGACAAATACATGCTAATGACGCTTCTCCACGGGACAGCTCAGAGGAACTTCCATCTGCAGCACATTGCACTGCAACATGGAACTGAAACTCTGGACAGCATCAATGAAAAGGAGAAGCAAGATGAGGACCTGTGGCTGAGGAAGGAGAAACAACACAGGAAATACTGCGATGCCCAGCAAGAGAGGACCAACTACCCGAAACAGTGGGACGTCCTAACTCAGACGTTGACGGAACTCACTCGTGGAGATTCTGACGAGAACTGTGAGATTTCCAACGGAAAAAACGATGACAAAACTTGTCATCAAAGCAGTGAAAGATGA